A single Anomaloglossus baeobatrachus isolate aAnoBae1 unplaced genomic scaffold, aAnoBae1.hap1 Scaffold_406, whole genome shotgun sequence DNA region contains:
- the LOC142277061 gene encoding uncharacterized protein LOC142277061, whose amino-acid sequence MEEWEYLEGHTDLYKDVMMEVPQPLTSPGLSSKRTTPERCPRPLLPQDLKQEDPDVPQDHQVPTISDPLSGDLLYKRILLIAPSRMDMDRDKMAEGLLHLTLEILFRLTGEDYTVVKKTSSERCQAPVSEGWGRPLSPITGPPPHPPIHEDINDQKILELTYKMIELLTGEVPIRCQDVTVYFSMEEWEYLEGHKDLYKDVMMEDPQPLTSPVLSSKRTPPERCPGPLLPQDCKQEDPDVPQDHQGEDPTHTNTTETYVRGDERTKEEIPTDNRPDDCTSRSVAQLTSSVFKSNHLDITQDVTEVNAIAPDIASSIQSKDISSHSFEQVLTSDVSQTIKKNKSHKTSIQNKNALTVKTSSSTLESEKILKKIHTGEKRFSSESFSYQRTHTGEKPFSCSECGKCFSYKSHFVRHQKTHTGEKPFSCSECGKCFIQKSLLVIHQRTHTGEKPFSCSECGKCFAHKQHFVAHQRTHTGDKSFSCSECGKYFTQKSILVTHQKTHTGEKPFSCSECGKCYARKAHLIIHQRTHTGQKPFSCLECGKYFTQKLILVTHQRTHTQEKPYSCSECGKCFIQKSHLVGHQRNHTGEKPFSCVECGKCYAWKSDLVAHQRTHTREKPYSCSECGKCFIQKSHLVGHQRTHTEKSFS is encoded by the exons atggaggagtgggagtatttagaaggacacacagatctgtacaaggacgtcatgatggaggttcctcagcccctcacatcaccag gtctatccagtaagaggacaacaccagagagatgtccccgtcctcttctcccacaggaccttaaacaagaagatcccgatgttcctcaggatcatcag gtccctacaatatcggatcctctcagtggagatcttctatataagagaattctcctgattgccccatcaaggatggatatggacagggacaagatggcggaggggttactacacctcaccctagagatcctcttccggcttactggagag gattacacagtagtgaagaagacctctagtgagcgctgtcaggcccctgtgtctgagggatggggaagacccctgagcccaatcacggggcctccacctcaccccccgatacatgaggacatcaatgaccagaagatcctagaactcacctacaagatgattgagctgctgactggagag gttcctataaggtgtcaggacgtcaccgtctatttctccatggaggagtgggagtatttagaaggacacaaagatctgtacaaggacgtcatgatggaggatccccagcccctcacatcaccag ttctatccagtaagaggacaccaccagagagatgtcccggtcctcttctcccacaggactgtaaacaagaagatcccgatgttcctcaggatcatcag GGAGAAGATCCGACCCAtactaatactacagagacatatgtgaggggtgatgagcggactaaagaagagattcctacagataaccgcccag atgactgtaccagtagATCAGtggcacaactgacatcttcagtttttaaatcaaatcaccttgatatcacacaagatgTCACTGAAGTGAATGCCATTGCTCCAGATATAGCATCATCTATTCAAAGCAAAGATATATCCTCTCATTCTTTTGAACAGGTCCTAACTTCTGATgtatcacagactattaagaaaaataaaagtcacaaaacaagcattcaaaataaaaatgctcttACAGTAAAAACATCATCTTCTACTTTAGAATCtgaaaaaatacttaaaaaaattcacacaggggagaaaagattttcttcagagtcttttagttaccagagaactcacacgggggagaagccattttcatgttcagaatgtgggaaatgtttttcatatAAATCTCATTTTGTTagacatcaaaaaactcacacaggggagaagccattttcatgttcagaatgtgggaaatgttttatacaaaaatcacttcttgttatacatcagagaactcacacaggagagaagcctttttcatgttcagaatgtgggaaatgttttgcacataaacaacattttgttgcacatcagagaactcacacaggggataagtcattttcatgttcagaatgtggaaaatattttacacagaaatcaattcttgttacacatcagaaaactcacacgggggagaagccattttcatgttcagaatgtgggaaatgttatgcacGGAAAGCACATCTTAttatacaccagagaactcacacagggcagaagcctttttcatgtttagaatgtgggaaatattttacacagAAATTaattcttgttacacatcagagaactcacacacaggagaagccatattcctgttctgaatgtgggaaatgttttatccaaaaatcacatcttgttggacaccagagaaatcacacaggggagaagccattttcatgtgtagaatgtgggaaatgttatgcatggaaatcagatcttgttgcacatcaaagaactcacacaagggagaagccatattcctgttctgaatgtgggaaatgttttatccaaaaatcacatcttgttggacaccagagaactcacacagagaaGTCTTTTTCATga